The Ardenticatenales bacterium sequence TAAGCAGCTTCGTAGTCTTGTCGTTGATAGGCGACCATTCCCAGACTATAAACGGTTTTGCCGGCAGCATACCACCCAAATAGCGCCCGATTGACATCAGAAGTTGGCGAAATCTCCCGTGGACCACCATCGCCAACCAACTCCTGTACCGCCTCCTTAACCGCTTCGACATCCGGCAGAGGGGTCATTTCTGTTTTTTGCACGGCCAGACTTTGCCGATACCAGTCTTCCGCTATTGCGTATTTGCCGATATTTTGATTGAGCAAGCCCAACTGGTGCATCACGACACCAACAGAATGATCGTCTTTCACCATTTGCCAGTGGTGCAAAAGTTCATGATAAATTGCTTCCGCCGTCTCCCAATCTCCCATATCCAATTTCATATTGGCGTAATGTTGTCGAAACGTTTGGACAGCATCCTCATCTTGCGCATTCTGCGCGGCGACGATCATTTGCGGCAAAAGATCGTTCAAAATTGACCAATATCCTCGGACACGCAAGTAGCCTTTGGTTGGGTCGCAAACGCTCCAACCAAAACGGACAACGTGTTGCCAAAGGGAACAAGATACAGCATTGTCGATAGCGGATAGGATATTATGATGTTCTTCTTCCAGGATACTGTAGTCTTCATCGATTGCTCGCGGATACGTCTCCGCATACGCCAAGTAGTAGGTAAAGTGGTCGGGAATCTTATCTGCGTAATAAGCCGGCCAAGATTCATCTTCTATTTCAGGCATCGTTATCCCCATTTTTTAACAATGTCAGAAAGAACGAAGTAGTGGGTGAGTTGATGAATCGTGTACCGTTTTTCCCGTAGTCCCTGGGAAGGGTCGACGAGAGACATGAAGATGAGGTTTTTAAGTGCCGGCATAAACTGCCCCTCATCCACCTTGCTCACTATTTGAATCGCCGTGCGCGTTCCCCCGATTTTTACAGAGAAGACGGACATAGTGACAAGGACTTTTCGCGCCGCCAGAGAGAGCAAATCCCAGGAATGCTTGAAAACAAACCGGTAAAATTCCCGATCTGGTTCTTCAAATCTCGCGTCGACCAAGATCTGCAAGACGTCATCCATTGACGTATAAAAAATCTGCCCGACCACCAGTTTCATTGCCAGTGGCGCTCCCCCGGTAACGTTATGAATTTGCTCTAACGTCCTTTCGCCAGCGTGAAAAACGGCATCGATTCCTTTTAGTTTGCTTTCCGCGCGTAAAAAAAGAAGGCCTTCATCCAGAGGGAAACCGCCCAGGCGGACGGGAGTGACAAGTGGATGTGGAATAAAGTGGCGACTGGTAATCAGCAGTTGGCTTTGCCCCCTGATCTCCAGCACGTCGTCAAGGAGTTGAGCGGCGTTTTCAACCGTCTCCAGGTTATCCAATACGATAAGTACGGGCGTCTGTGAAAGCAGATATTTGACGGCGCTCAGCTTTTGCGTAAAGGGCATCTGCGGGATGTCGAGTTGACCACATTGTCGGCCAATATCGCTGAGAAGCTGGTCAAAACTGTAATCAGATACTTCGATTTTCTCGATACCTGTATCTACGAATCTTTCGGTCTTGGCGCTTGTCCAAACCACAAACTCGAATAAACCTTTTTTCAGAGCCTGTTCCACTGCTTCCCGCGCCAGGGCCGTTTTGCCAATACCGCCTAAGCCGACGATGTATAATGCCGGCATCTTCTGCCTCGCTTCAAATCCCGTAAACAACCGCGCCAGTTCTCTTTCGCGCCCAATGAGTTGCGGGTAGATTTTTGCCGGCAATTGCAGCAACGGCTCGTGAGGAGTTACCTTTTCGTCAATTAACCGGTCTATTCCCCTGTCAGCAACTGTAACGTCGTTTCGCCAGAAGGCTGAAGTTTTCGTTGGTTCTAAAGGATTACCAGGCTTCTCAAATGCCGGCACGTCTACCCCAACCCAAGACTCACTTATCCGTCCGATTTCCTCGTCATTCAGTCGCCGATAGCCGCCGGTAGCCAGCAGGCGATTGGCTTCTAATAAGGTGGCAATACCACCGCATTTGACAAGTACCTGGACCAAACCCACCAGCACGTCACGCTTATCGTGCCGTATCGTCTCCTCCCCCCGCTCCCAATTGCTAATACGCACATCTGAATAGCCAGGAACCCCGGCCACGACGTCCAGCAATTCCGCCAGCCGCTCCTGAGTAAGATGCCCTCCCCTATCAGGATCCGTGCAATTGCGCCGACATCGCCACAATAACTGTCCAAAAGGAGGGCGTTTTATTTCCTCCACCATCTTTATCCCTCAAATTAAAAGATTTCTTAAATCTACTTCTTGATTTTCTAAAGCGAATTTTCAATTTCCCGCATTCATTGCGCTCTGCTCCTGCTCTATATTGAGAAGCGTAACGCGCAACGGGAATGGCCATTCCTCCGCGCACTTTATCAACCACAAAGTGCAAACGAGGAAAAAATGAAAACCCTTGACCAACTCATCACGTTCCTGCGGAACCACGTTCACCAGCTTCAGTACGCATGGTTGCTGTTCAGTCTGCTGCTCAGTTACCATAGCGATCCCACCATATTTATAATGACGCTGGTCGGCAAATTGCTGCTGCATCTGCCTCTTAGCCCACGACAGCGCAAGATCGCCATGGCCCTGTTATTCGTCACCGTCCTCCTGGTGCTGCTGGTAAGAATCGCGTTTGCCGATTGCGTACCGGCTGATGGGCACACCTGCACTCTATCTATTGTCGGGTAAACCAGGTTAATCGCCCGTTCTAAAGAAGAGGCTGGTTCGCCAGCCTCTTTTTCTTTTAACCATGCGATAGTTGACTTCTCGCGTCTTCTACTCTTTGCATTAACTTTCTGGCCCACAAATCGTTCGGATACTGCTGTAACAACACGGCGGCCTTGTCATAGACTTCTCTGGCATCCGCCGACCGCTGCCGCGCGCGAAAAACATCTCCCAATGTTTTCAAGCTGTTAGCCAATTGCAGCATTTCTCCAGATGCCTGCCAGACTTCCGTCGCCTGACGGAGAAAAGCGGTGGCGTTTTCATAATCCTTCTCCATCAGGCAAACATTACCCAGATTGTTCAATGATATGCCAAGATAAAGGACATGCCCAATCCGACGTAAAAAGGCCAGGTCAATGGTTCGAAAAGCAGTTCCTGCCTGGGCGACATTCCCCATTTCAAAATGAATGGTCCCTTCGGACAAAGCGATCATGACCCTATCCAATTCGCTATCTGTTCCTGTCAGGGCAGTCTTTGCCTCCGCAAAATAGCGTAGCGCCACCTCGGGGTCCCCGCGAGCTTGCCACGTATTGCCTAAATTGTTGAGCGTGCGGGCCAGTTCAACCGGCCGATTCAGTTTTCGCCAACGTTGGGCGGAGTCGCCGAGATATTTAACGGCCGCTTCATAATCCCCTTGCGCCCGCACCGCCAGACCCAGGAGTTCCAGGCTGGAGGCTACTTCTTTTCCATGTGGTTCTTGTTGGGTAAAAATCGCCAACGCCTGCCCGGCCTGTTCCGCGGCAACGGCGAAATTTCGCTGCCGATAGTAGACACGGCCTAGATTAGCAACCGTGTGACCTATGCCCGGTTCATCCTCCAGATGCATCGTTAACGACAACGCCTCCTGGTGGGCGACCATGGCATCTGGTAGTTGGTGCGCCAACTGGTACAACACGCCCAGCTGATTCAGCAACGCCGCCCGGACCACTCCCTCATTGGCGGAAACAAGTTGCTTGAGCAAAGGTAGCCACTCGTGCCAATAGCCGCGCTGTTGACAAAAAGTAAGCAAACATCGCGCCAGGGCATGCCAGGAAGGTTTCACGGTTGTCCCGTGCGTCTCTGGCGGCAAACTCAAACTAGCCATGATTGCCTGATAGATATTGTATCGTTCTTCTGCCGGGAAATGCCATTCCGTCGCTGTAAATTCGACCGTCAAGGTATGCCAATAGTGGAGGTTAGCGAGAATGTGTTTTGTATGCCACGCTTTATTTGCATCAGAATGGTACAACCGATTCCGCAAAAATTGGTATGTCAACTGATGAATGCCATAACGCCGTTCCTGAGTTGTACCGCGTGGTTCCAGTAATGATTTTTCAATCAATGTTGTAATGGTCGGCCAAAAATCCGTTTCCGCTAAGCCACTCACAGATTGTAACTGTTCTGGTTGGGCGCCAATCTGTGCCACGAGCAACATCGTCATCAGCAATTGCTGCTCATTTTCCGTCAGCGACTGCCAGAGACGCAGGTAGATATTCTCATAAAGATGCGTTATTTGTCCTTGCTGATCGCGTTGCCAACCATCTAGTAGCCAGGCCCATGAGTAATTCAAGGCAAGTCTGGTCGCCAATCGCAACGCGAGCGGATGTCCACCTATCACCTGGTAAATGCCTACCAATACATTCTCTGTTTCTGGGGTCAGCACATTTGCGCCACTCATGCCGGCATAATAACGCAGCAACTCCAATGCATCTTTCTGTGTCAAAGCCCTCATTGCATGGAGATAGGCATTAGCCTCTGGCGGCGGCTGCGTACGCGCAGTTACCAGGAACCTTGAAGTCCCACTCAGAAATTGCAACCGATCGTAGAAGCCAGCGCTACTCGTGACTGAAGGCAAGTCGTCTAATACCAGCAAATGCGGTTGCGAGTTAAGGATATAACGAACTTGTGCAAGATATCGCCGGGGATCACCTGGGGTAGGCGATTCAGGGATTAGGGCATTAAGCAGCAATGCCGGCAGCAACGAAACAGCCTCATCTGGTTCCATGTGGGCAGGAAATACCCCGGATGCCAACCAGATAACCTGCGTAAACCTATCTCCTGCTGTTAATCGGCGGGCCACGGTATCCGCCAAAGCCGTTTTCCCCATTCCCCCTAATCCATAAATACACACAACCCCTGGCCCCTGTGCCGAAATCAGTTGCTCCTGGAGCGCCTGAACAATGACCTCCTGTCCCACAAACCGCGTATATGTCGGAGGTGGCAGAGCGTTCTCAACGGAAACGAAATTCGACGTTACCCAACTCTCCTCCCCCCATCGCGCGTCGATATCCTTCCGTTCCGCCGCATCCAATGGGCGGTAATTACCAACTCCCAGCCATTGGGAGGTCTCATTAACTGACAGGACACCTCCATATTCATACAACACTTTGATCAAAGCAATTAACGTTGCTCGATCATCCTTGTGGATCTGATACCGACCTCGCTCCCAATTACTAATAGTCGCTCCCGACAAACTATCCATCCCTAAACGCTCCGCCAAAAGATGCGCCAGTCGTTCCTGACTCAGCGGGCGACCTGTTCCGATCTCTCGCGCACGTTGGCGAAAGTAACGAAGCGTTGACCCGAATTTACTCATAAAGATTCTATCCCACTATGCGAGAGCATCTTAAGCATACCTCAAGATTTCTTAAGCGCTTGTCTCTTCTTTGATCACTCCCTCTACCCTAACATGAAGACAGTCATGACTAATTGTCTAAGTTAACCACATTTGTTGATCAGCAGAATCCCACACCGCCAGGTCAGCAATGGGAATTAGCTTAGACCACAACAATAAATCGCTCACTTGAGTGCCTTGCAAGGGAATCACCCCGGTGATTCTGACCGGTCACATTCGATGAGCCTTCACCCTGATGGAGGTCATCAATGGTACTCAAGCAAGTTCGCAACGTTCGTCGCAATCTGGTTCTGGCCGCCGTGGCCCTCGCGCTCTCCTTAGGTCTGGCCTTCGGCCCCGTCACCGGACACGCCAGCGCCGAATGCATCCCGGCAAACCCTGCCACATGCCCCGGCTAATAATACAATGACCCGACCTGCTCCGGCAGTCAGGTCCACATCGGCTCGATGATAAAAAGCCTGGCGGCGGTGTCCACCAGGCTTTTAATCTATTGACTATTCGTCCAGCAGCCGCCGTCGCCGATCCCGGAAACGAGGGAGTATATATTGTCCGATTGCCGTTTCCGCCACCTGTTCCAGGTTCTCAATGGCCTGATTGTACAGGTTAACCGCGGCCACCCTGTCCCCTCTCGCCACCAGTACGCCCGCCAATGTACCCTGCGCATTTCCCAACTGCCCCGGATCGTCCATCCGCTCGTACAGGGCTATGGCGTCGCGCAGCGCCGCTTCCGCCTCGTCCAACTGCTCCAGTTTCAGCAGCACCGTGCCCATATTGACCAGCCAATTGCCCTGCAGCGACCAATTCTCTGTTTGTTGCAAGTAAAGCGTGTTCACGCGGCGGAACACCTGCTCCGCTTCATTCGGTCGCTCCAGCGAATCATACAACGTACCGAGAGCCAGATACAGATTCGTCTTGTCCATCTCGCTATTGGTATTGGACAACCGCTCGTCCGCCTCCTGCATACAGGCCAGCGCCTTCTCCAGTTCCCCTTGGTACCAATACGTGTTCCCCAACACAACCAGAATCCGGGTTGCATCCAACGGTCTCCGCGCGCGCCGCCACATGGCTACAGCCAGGGTCAGCCGTTCTTGAGCCACGGCAAAATCCGCGCGCGCCTGCGCCACCGTGCCCAGTATATCATAGGCTCCGGCCACCCACTTTGGAGCCGCCTCAAGTTGTTGGAAAATACGTAGGGCCTCAAGGCCATGTTCCTCGGCGGCGGCGTAGTTGCGCTGTTCATAATCCACGTGGGCCAATTCCAAGAGAGCTTCCGCCCTGGCCTGTTCATCTCGCGCCGATGTCGCTATCGTCAACGCGCGCCGGTGCTCCGCCCGCGCCGCCGCAAAATCATGGCTGCGGCGATAAAGCTGACCCAGGCGGTTGCGTAGTTTCGCCTCCATCCACGGGTGTGGTTTCCGCTCCTGGCGCAGCGCCAGGTTCATGACGGGAATCCAGTCTTGCCAGTAGCTGCCGTTGTCCACCAGGTCAAAAAGCTGCAATGCCAGTTCCGTCGCCTGCTCGCTTGTCTGCAACACGCCCAGCCCATAGCGTACCGCCTGGTACAGGTTCTCGCGTTCCTGTTCCAGTTCATCCATGCGGTTCTCCGCAGCGTCGCTTACTCGTCTCCCCCAATAGAGCAAATTGGCTTGAATGCCGCGCACAAAATGGGGATTGGGATTCATATCGCCTCCATTTCCCACTGATTGACAATGTCATTCAAGAATGTCTCCGTGAGCCGATGAATGCCATAACGCTGCTGCTTGAACGTGCCCCGCGCTTCCAGGAGATTGCGTTTTGTCAGCTCGTCAACGGCCCGGCGCAGGCGTTCCGGCGACAGCTTACTTACCTCCTGCAATTGGGTCAGTGCGCCGCCGGTGGCGCGAGACACCAGGGGCATGATTTGTAGCAATGTCTGAGCGTCCTCGGACAAGGCGTTCCAGGCGCTCTGGTAGATGCGGCGATACATTTGGTCTGTCTGGTCTATATGCCCGTGGGCGAGATCGTCAAGTATGATGGCGAGGGAGAAACGATCCGCCAGGCCTACAACCAGCTTCAGCGCCAGAGGGTTGCCACCGGTCACTCCATAAATGAGATCCATGTCTGCCCGCGTCACCGCGCGCAATTGCTCCAACCCACTGCACTCTGCGTGAAAACGCAGCAGGGCCGCCGCATCCGTCAGACTCAACTCGGTCAGGGGTTGGCAGAATATGGTCTGCTCACCCTGGGGACGACTACGGGTGGTGAGTAGGAATTTCGACGGTTCGGCAAGCTGCCGCAACCGGGGTAGCAAGTAGCTTACGTCGGCTTCTTCCTCCAGGTTGTCGATGATAACGAGGGATGGCTCTTCTTTGAGGCGGGCGCGGACGAGAGACTCTCGTTCGGCGGGCATCGTCTTATTCGAGTCGTTGAGTTGCATCTGACGCACAAGCTCGTGGAGCGCCTGGTCATACGCCAGCTTAGGCATGGCCCTGGCTCCACTCATGCTGTGAACTTCGTGCCGCACCCAGTAGACGCGCTGAAAACGCAGCGCGCGCAGCGCCCGCCGCGTGACACTGTCGGCAAGGGCTGTTTTGCCAATGCCGCCGATCCCGGATGCGGCCAGGAGCCAGGCTCCATCGGTACGCAGCAATTGCTGCAACAATCGCTCCTGGGCATCGTCGAAGCCAAAGAGCTGTTCGTAGCTGGCTGGCGGCAGGTTGGCTTCCAGTGAGCGGGAGAGCAGGTAGCGCATCGCGGCCTCCCTCTCGCAAAGAATGGCCGTTAGCTGCTTGATGCCGGCAGATTGCACCCGACTGACCGCAAATTCCCCTATTTCCGTCTCATGGCCCACGGCCACCAGCGTTTTCCCCTGTACAAAACGGCTGAAAAGCACTTTGGCGGCCAGTTCGTCCTGTGCCTCCAGCGCCTCCAGGCAATCCAGCAAAAGTTGTTTTATCGCTTCATGTGGGGATAACGTGGATTCCGCGAGCATGTCTTGCATCAAATAGAGGGATAATAGCTGCCGCTCCACCTCCGGCTTGTTCCAATGACGAAGCGCCTGGTGAACGGCTGTTTTCAACTCTTCTTCCTGCAATTTCGTGAATGGTCTCATAGCATTCCTCCTCATATCCATCCTAATCTATATCATCCCTTACCCAATTATAGCAACGACAAAATAACGTGTAGCGTGCCGTTTATCAACAGGAGTGATAAATAACGCACGAAATAACCGCTAACAAGAGAAAGGGGTTGTTTTGAGCTTATTTCACGAACTATTCCGCAGCAAAGTTGCGATGTTTCTGCAATGGGGGCGATGATATTGCACAGTTTAAGTCAATTTAGGTCAAAACACAAACAGTTTCATCGCCAACCCTAAATGACTCGCTTAACAAGATACTTCGGGTGTGAAATTGAGCTTCCGGGAAGGTTTGTGGGACCTTGTACACCAGAGGCTGAATAGTTACGCCCACATTTCCTACGGCAATGGCCGAAGACGTCTCGGGCAGGCACGCGATGCGGTCGTCATTTGGGGGTGCCGTGGTGAGGGATGAGAGAGGAACAGGCGAATAGACAAGCAAAGGGCCGAGGGAAATCCCTCGGCCTTTTGGTTATGGGGTAGACGGTTGCCGGCAGGGGTGATTCAGGTGCGCCGCGCTCGCCACCAACATGCCAGAAAGAGAATGCCGGCAACCATAAAGGGCGAGCCATAAAACACGGCCATCATCAAGCGATTGTGGTCGGCCAGGACATATACGAGACCACCCAATAACACGGCGCTGAGGACGGAAACAAATCCGCCCAGGCCTTCCCAGCGCCAGGCGGCCAGTAGGGACAGCGTGGCCAGGCCAAGAAATACAAGCAACAGCAAGTCTTGTCCCTGGCCGGGTGTCGATTCGATTGCGTACAGGCTACCCCCAAGAATGGCGCGTCCGTAAAGGACGGCGGTGAGAATTGCCAACAGCGCCACAGCTTTGGTCACCAACCGCAGCTCATTCACGCTGTTGGCGGCGGGATCACGTTGCATTGTCATGTTCAGACTCCTCCAGCGGGGTTGCTGGCGTGACGCGATTGTGTCATTTGTTAGTGGGCCGCCCGGACATAGCGGAACCGACGCTCACGATAGGCGTCGACCAGCATAAAGATGCCGGTGATCAAGAAGGGAGAGGCATAGACGAAAACGGCGATGAAGCGGGAAACACCAGGAGAGGTGAAGACGATGATGGACACAAATAGGCCTACAAGGATGACGAGTATGCCGGCAATTTTCTGCCGGAACCAACTCGCCAGCAAAGACACCAGGCCAACGGCGAAACCGATCAGCAGGTAAATCTCCGTCATGTTCGCCGCCAGACTGGCCTGAGAGGCAGCCCGCAGTTCACCGATTTCAAATGCGATATAGAACAACGATGTCAGGCCGGCGAGCACCGTAAAGACACGTGTCGCCAGATGGAAATTGCTGCCATAGACATTGTGAGACGGGACATGGGGTTGAATCATTTCGGACATGTGTGGGACTCCTTCGGAAACAGCTTCTAATAGCTTGCATTTGCCGGTGAGCGGGTCACTGTACGGCATCCAACGATTCCGCTATTTATTGGACGGTAACGGCAAACCCTCTTGCGGGCTGAGCTTTCGAAGCCCCTATTGCCTTCGGCAAGCTCAAGCAATGGACTAAATAGCTACCTTGGATGTGCCTATAAATAGGGTAATGCACGCGGACGCGCGACAACAGTGACAGTTGTCACAATTGTGAGGTGATACAAGTTGAGGATGGAGACGATTGGCGCCGGGGCGTTCAGCGAAGGCGGCCGGCGGAGCGGCTTCTGCCCACGCGCCGCATCCCGTAGGCAAAGGCGAACAGCCACCAGAAGGCCATCCAGGCAGGATGATAAAAGGTTAATCCGGTGTCCAGCAGATCAACAAAGAAGGCCAAAATGGCCGGCAAAACGACGCGATTGGCGGCATAAAACGTAAATGAGGGCACCAGGTAAGTGGCAATCAGACCGGCGCGCACGAACACGCGCGCGGTGCGGCTGGGTGCGTCACGGGTGATGTACCAGCCAATGCAGAACAACACAAGTGATACGAAATAAGCATATAGGGTAATAGCGAGCATTCTTCACCCCCGTTGGGCGGCAGCGCCGCATCACTGGGCGCGGACCAGAAGGAGAGGACGGTCAATGTGATGTAAAATGCCGGCAGTCACACTCCCATAAAACACACGCACCAGACCTGTATGACCGTGGCTGGCCATGGCAACCAAATCCACCTCCAGCTCTCGCGCCACCTCCAAAATGCCGCGCACCACGGGACCAGGCTTGATATAGATTTCTCCCTCAATCCCCTGTACCTGAAACTGTCGTAAGACCGCGGACAAATAGATGTCCGCCTGCTCCACCTGCCGTTTCAGCGCATCGACATTCACACCCGGCAGAAAATCGAACGCACTCAAGTTGGCGATCTCCGCCTCCACCACCTGCACCAATACCACGCGCGCCCGACAGTGGCGAGCAACGTCCAGGGCGTGAGGAAGAATGGCTTCGGCGCGGGGCGAACCGTCCAGGGGAATCAGGATTTTGCTGTACATAGTGGCTGTCCGCAACAAAGTTAGCGGCATGGTGCGGACAGCGGCTATCATGGATAGCTTGTTCGTAACCGTCCGCGAAAAATGTGAAGCAGTTCTCGGAAGGTAACTGCTAAGGACTGACGATGAAATAAAGTACAGAATTGCCTCGTCAGTTTGCAGGAACGGCAAGGAAACAACTTCGTTGTCTTATTGAATCTCCGTTCCCAAGCTAGTTTGCACCAATACTCTCTGGTAAAATGGGGCCAATCTCCAGAGAGCGTTAGAAGTCACTTCGGACGGTTACTGCCGCCTGGGTTCCAAATAGTGGGTTTGCTGCTTGCCTCGGACCAATGATACGGATAGAACGACAAACCAGCAACGGTTACGTTCGCCCACAAATACACCCGCCAATTTGCCCAGGCGATCACACAATAAGCCCACAGGCAACCTGGATGCAGTGACGGAAAGCACGAATTCGGGCGACAAACGTCACGAATTTGGCCAGGACCACGGTTGCTGCCGGCATTTCCGGACACGCACCGGCGAAAAAACCGCGACAACCGGAGAAAACATACGAAAATGAAAACATGCCGGCATATTCCCAACCACAAGTGCCATTTTGACCTGATTCGTCCCCCCTGCCCATGACCGCCTGCGCCGACCATCCTGCCGCCAGTCTCAGCAACACCGCCGTTGCCCATTCCTGCCATCGCCACACCGAACTATTCTGGCAAGGGCAGCCATTCGACCCCTGTTTTTGCCTCGCGCTATGGCAGCGGGCGCTGGCGCAGCCACTGCAAGAGGAAAGCAAACAGGCATGGGCTTTTGTGCATCACCAGTATCTACGCCAGGTGACAATCTGGGTGAAGCGGCATCCCCATTTCCCGCATACGGGGCAGGAACCGGAGCCGTTGGCGGCGCTGGCGTTGGAGAAAATGTGGCTATCTTTCCGCCGCGCCCCGGACAAATTCAGCCAGTTTGCCAGAGAAGATGCCGGCATTTCCCTCAAATCCCTTCTCCAATTCCTCAAAATGTGCGTCCACGGCATCGTCATGGACGCCCTCACCTACGACCCGCGCACCCGCCCCCTCGCCGACACCGACACGGCCTTCCTCGCCGCCCCCACCGCCGAAACCACCGACCTGGCCGCCTTCTGGCGCTGCATATACGAAAGACTCCAGGACGACGACGAACGGCTGATATTGGACGCCATGTTCGTTTACGGCCT is a genomic window containing:
- a CDS encoding ATP-binding protein; this encodes MVEEIKRPPFGQLLWRCRRNCTDPDRGGHLTQERLAELLDVVAGVPGYSDVRISNWERGEETIRHDKRDVLVGLVQVLVKCGGIATLLEANRLLATGGYRRLNDEEIGRISESWVGVDVPAFEKPGNPLEPTKTSAFWRNDVTVADRGIDRLIDEKVTPHEPLLQLPAKIYPQLIGRERELARLFTGFEARQKMPALYIVGLGGIGKTALAREAVEQALKKGLFEFVVWTSAKTERFVDTGIEKIEVSDYSFDQLLSDIGRQCGQLDIPQMPFTQKLSAVKYLLSQTPVLIVLDNLETVENAAQLLDDVLEIRGQSQLLITSRHFIPHPLVTPVRLGGFPLDEGLLFLRAESKLKGIDAVFHAGERTLEQIHNVTGGAPLAMKLVVGQIFYTSMDDVLQILVDARFEEPDREFYRFVFKHSWDLLSLAARKVLVTMSVFSVKIGGTRTAIQIVSKVDEGQFMPALKNLIFMSLVDPSQGLREKRYTIHQLTHYFVLSDIVKKWG
- a CDS encoding tetratricopeptide repeat protein is translated as MPEIEDESWPAYYADKIPDHFTYYLAYAETYPRAIDEDYSILEEEHHNILSAIDNAVSCSLWQHVVRFGWSVCDPTKGYLRVRGYWSILNDLLPQMIVAAQNAQDEDAVQTFRQHYANMKLDMGDWETAEAIYHELLHHWQMVKDDHSVGVVMHQLGLLNQNIGKYAIAEDWYRQSLAVQKTEMTPLPDVEAVKEAVQELVGDGGPREISPTSDVNRALFGWYAAGKTVYSLGMVAYQRQDYEAA
- a CDS encoding tetratricopeptide repeat protein, which gives rise to MNPNPHFVRGIQANLLYWGRRVSDAAENRMDELEQERENLYQAVRYGLGVLQTSEQATELALQLFDLVDNGSYWQDWIPVMNLALRQERKPHPWMEAKLRNRLGQLYRRSHDFAAARAEHRRALTIATSARDEQARAEALLELAHVDYEQRNYAAAEEHGLEALRIFQQLEAAPKWVAGAYDILGTVAQARADFAVAQERLTLAVAMWRRARRPLDATRILVVLGNTYWYQGELEKALACMQEADERLSNTNSEMDKTNLYLALGTLYDSLERPNEAEQVFRRVNTLYLQQTENWSLQGNWLVNMGTVLLKLEQLDEAEAALRDAIALYERMDDPGQLGNAQGTLAGVLVARGDRVAAVNLYNQAIENLEQVAETAIGQYILPRFRDRRRRLLDE
- a CDS encoding universal stress protein yields the protein MYSKILIPLDGSPRAEAILPHALDVARHCRARVVLVQVVEAEIANLSAFDFLPGVNVDALKRQVEQADIYLSAVLRQFQVQGIEGEIYIKPGPVVRGILEVARELEVDLVAMASHGHTGLVRVFYGSVTAGILHHIDRPLLLVRAQ
- a CDS encoding tetratricopeptide repeat protein → MSKFGSTLRYFRQRAREIGTGRPLSQERLAHLLAERLGMDSLSGATISNWERGRYQIHKDDRATLIALIKVLYEYGGVLSVNETSQWLGVGNYRPLDAAERKDIDARWGEESWVTSNFVSVENALPPPTYTRFVGQEVIVQALQEQLISAQGPGVVCIYGLGGMGKTALADTVARRLTAGDRFTQVIWLASGVFPAHMEPDEAVSLLPALLLNALIPESPTPGDPRRYLAQVRYILNSQPHLLVLDDLPSVTSSAGFYDRLQFLSGTSRFLVTARTQPPPEANAYLHAMRALTQKDALELLRYYAGMSGANVLTPETENVLVGIYQVIGGHPLALRLATRLALNYSWAWLLDGWQRDQQGQITHLYENIYLRLWQSLTENEQQLLMTMLLVAQIGAQPEQLQSVSGLAETDFWPTITTLIEKSLLEPRGTTQERRYGIHQLTYQFLRNRLYHSDANKAWHTKHILANLHYWHTLTVEFTATEWHFPAEERYNIYQAIMASLSLPPETHGTTVKPSWHALARCLLTFCQQRGYWHEWLPLLKQLVSANEGVVRAALLNQLGVLYQLAHQLPDAMVAHQEALSLTMHLEDEPGIGHTVANLGRVYYRQRNFAVAAEQAGQALAIFTQQEPHGKEVASSLELLGLAVRAQGDYEAAVKYLGDSAQRWRKLNRPVELARTLNNLGNTWQARGDPEVALRYFAEAKTALTGTDSELDRVMIALSEGTIHFEMGNVAQAGTAFRTIDLAFLRRIGHVLYLGISLNNLGNVCLMEKDYENATAFLRQATEVWQASGEMLQLANSLKTLGDVFRARQRSADAREVYDKAAVLLQQYPNDLWARKLMQRVEDARSQLSHG